The following are encoded together in the Humulus lupulus chromosome 5, drHumLupu1.1, whole genome shotgun sequence genome:
- the LOC133778975 gene encoding uncharacterized protein LOC133778975 — protein MDLSKAYDSVDWYFLEDLLNGFYGMKGLRQGDPISPLLFVLVMDYLTRLLVQAARHKEFRFHPLCKRLELVNLCFADDLIIFCKGSFRSVQILHASFTKFSPDSGLIANLSKSHIYFGGVPLAEKKRIMECFHIEEGSSPLKYPGVLLRPTKWKAEECGLIIKKV, from the exons ATGGATCTAAGCAAGGCTTATGATTCTGTTGATTGGTATTTCTTGGAGGATCTTTTGAACG GTTTCTATGGGATGAAAGGCTTACGTCAAGGTGATCCCATATCTCCTCTTTTATTTGTTTTGGTCATGGATTATCTCACTAGATTGCTGGTTCAGGCTGCTCGACACAAGGAATTCCGTTTTCACCCGCTTTGTAAGCGGCTGGAACTTGTCAACTTATGCTTTGCAGATGATCTCATCATCTTTTGTAAAGGTTCTTTTAGGTCTGTTCAAATCCTCCATGCTAGTTTCACCAAATTTAGCCCAGATTCGGGTCTTATAGCGAATTTATCTAAATCCCACATTTACTTTGGTGGAGTTCCTTTGGCTGAAAAGAAGAGAATCATGGAGTGTTTTCACATTGAGGAAGGGTCTTCTCCACTAAAATATCCGGGTGTGCTTCTTAGGCCTACTAAATGGAAGGCGGAGGAATGTGGTTTGATCATTAAGAAGGTTTAA
- the LOC133778976 gene encoding uncharacterized protein LOC133778976: MNAGFTIVKFRDAATRDLVLESGVVHFDRKPVILRPWSSDLETLRLVKSVLVWIRLPDLGLQYWGTKCLSALVSTIGRPMMIDKITKDRAMVKFARVLEDIEIAEKLPHTISFLNERGQLMEQVIEFEWLPTRCSTCKNLGHTASSCKKERISVWRAKAEKPDLVEMEDKNKQKDSDPVTDKLTKSSSATAASLITQPAQVKEPCCSIASPDSGWTTPKRVNGSKHVIVVSQPRKDNQYSVLKECQMEVTKQGQIANTISDGRRKSSVLEWAFRESKLRGPKIEEMMTTIFRGWEFLNVPAIEGRILLVWKGDIARVKFLWVEDQLLHCCVKIVGPWLVAGDFNAVFNFDDRVGGQPITKLEMEDARSWRASSLLSEIRRIGFHYTWSNKQVEGSRIFSKLDRVLSNEAWVDSFPNSEARFNWDTILDHCFCIIKTVISKVSGAKPFKFFNMWANHIDFRESVLNSWSVLVKGTGLMGILQKLTRLKAVLYRFNKLKVGDVIVQYEAAKVTFQ, translated from the exons ATGAATGCAGGGTTCACAATTGTGAAATTTCGGGATGCAGCTACTCGTGATTTGGTGTTAGAATCTGGTGTGGTTCACTTTGATAGGAAGCCTGTCATTTTGAGGCCTTGGTCTTCTGATTTGGAAACTTTGAGGTTAGTGAAATCAGTGCTTGTTTGGATTAGATTACCTGATTTGGGGCTTCAATATTGGGGTACTAAATGTTTGAGTGCTCTTGTTAGTACTATTGGTCGACCTATGATGATAGACAAGATTACTAAAGACAGAGCTATGGTGAAGTTTGCCAGAGTACTGGAGGATATTGAAATAGCTGAGAAGCTACCTCACACGATAAGCTTTCTGAATGAACGAGGACAACTGATGGAACAGGTTATTGAATTTGAATGGTTGCCTACTAGATGTTCGACTTGTAAAAACTTAGGGCACACTGCTTCAAGTTGTAAAAAGGAGCGGATTTCTGTCTGGAGGGCTAAGGCGGAGAAACCTGATTTAGTGGAAATGGAGGATAAGAATAAACAGAAGGATTCTGATCCAGTTACTGATAAATTGACCAAGAGTTCCTCTGCTACTGCTGCAAGTTTGATAACCCAGCCTGCTCAAGTGAAGGAGCCCTGTTGCTCTATTGCTAGTCCGGATTCGGGTTGGACTACACCTAAACGAGTGAATGGTTCTAAACATGTGATTGTTGTATCTCAGCCTAGGAAGGATAACCAATATAGTGTGTTAAAGGAGTGTCAAATGGAGGTCACAAAACAGGGACAAATTGCTAACACTATTTCTGATGGAAGGAGGAAATCTTCTGTGCTGGAAT GGGCTTTTCGTGAATCGAAGCTTAGGGGTCCCAAGATTGAGGAAATGATGACAACGATTTTTAGGGGTTGGGAGTTTCTTAATGTTCCAGCTATAGAAGGTCGAATTTTGTTGGTTTGGAAAGGTGATATTGCTAGAGTGAAGTTTCTCTGGGTTGAGGATCAGCTCCTACACTGCTGTGTGAAGATCGTGGGG CCTTGGTTAGTGGCTGGGGACTTTAATGCAGTGTTTAACTTTGATGATAGAGTTGGAGGTCAGCCAATTACGAAATTGGAAATGGAAGATGCTCGGAGTTGGAGGGCTAGCAGCTTGTTGTCCGAGATTCGTAGGATTGGTTTCCACTATACTTGGTCTAACAAACAGGTAGAAGGGTCCCGTATTTTCTCTAAATTGGATAGAGTCCTTAGTAATGAAGCTTGGGTTGATAGCTTTCCCAACTCTGAAGCTCGTTTTAATTGGGATACTATTTTGGATCACTGTTTTTGTATTATCAAGACTGTGATTAGTAAGGTTTCGGGGGCTAAACCTTTCAAATTCTTTAACATGTGGGCTAATCATATAGATTTCCGAGAATCTGTTCTCAATAGTTGGTCTGTGCTGGTTAAGGGAACTGGTCTTATGGGTATTCTTCAGAAGCTAACTAGACTGAAGGCTGTGCTATATCGGTTTAATAAACTGAAAGTTGGAGATGTCATTGTTCAGTATGAAGCGGCCAAGGTAACATTTCAGTAA